From Halobacillus sp. Marseille-Q1614, the proteins below share one genomic window:
- a CDS encoding glycogen/starch/alpha-glucan phosphorylase: MFSGKEEFKQAFSEKLETNLGKKVESATEDDAYRALGSLLSDKINKNWLETNKQYDESQEKQVYYFSMEFLMGRLLGNNLINMQLYGIVKDGLKDLGLSISDLEEQECDAGLGNGGLGRLAACFLDSLASLSIAGHGYGIRYKYGMFDQKIIDGYQVELPDGWLSKEYVWEVKRPEEAVSVYFGGEVDMVAGKDGKLEFKMNNYEQVRAMPYDVPVVGYNNTTVNTLRLWSAEPTEVDTLLKSAPDENYENFLDNKRSLEEISGFLYPDDSHEDGKRLRLKQEYFLVSAGVQDSVRRFERSGLPWSDFPDHAALHINDTHPALVIPELMRVLMDDKGLGWKEAWDITQSSVSYTNHTTLSEALEVWPVGMVRSLLPRIFMIIEEINERFCQSLWEKHPGEFDRIASLAIIADGYVKMAHLSIVGSHSINGVAKLHTEILKKREMKIFYDTFPERFNNKTNGITHRRWLMHANQPLSNLITESIGEQWKTQPERLQDLLHYQESSSFLKELNSIKQMKKEELAQFIQGYSQITVDPSSIFDVQIKRLHGYKRQLLNALHIMHLYNKLKENPNLSMTPRTFIFGAKAAPSYHFAKKVIKLIHTIADVVNSDPAVNGTLKVVFLHNYSVSLAERIIPATNVSEQISTASKEASGTGNMKLMMNGALTLGTMDGANVEIHELVGDENIYTFGLTSEEVLEFYRNGSYRSYEVYEQESSVKKAVDLLVGHGPFAKGGHEFQDLYDHLITYNDEYFLLKDFPSYMATHEQIGKDYLKTEEWTKRSLINIANSGKFSSDRTIQEYATDIWNIESSGVLK; the protein is encoded by the coding sequence ATGTTCAGCGGTAAAGAGGAATTTAAACAAGCTTTTTCTGAAAAACTCGAAACGAACTTAGGAAAAAAGGTAGAATCAGCAACAGAGGACGACGCCTATCGGGCTCTTGGCTCATTGCTCTCAGACAAAATCAATAAAAATTGGCTGGAAACAAATAAGCAATATGATGAAAGCCAGGAAAAACAAGTTTACTATTTTTCCATGGAGTTCCTCATGGGACGTTTACTCGGCAATAACTTAATTAATATGCAGCTGTACGGAATAGTCAAAGATGGATTGAAGGATCTTGGATTATCGATCTCCGACCTGGAAGAGCAGGAATGCGATGCAGGTCTTGGAAACGGAGGATTAGGCCGTTTAGCTGCTTGTTTCCTGGATTCCCTTGCTTCCTTAAGCATCGCTGGACATGGGTACGGCATCCGCTATAAATATGGAATGTTCGATCAAAAAATTATCGATGGATATCAGGTAGAGCTGCCGGATGGCTGGCTTTCTAAAGAATATGTGTGGGAAGTCAAGCGTCCTGAAGAAGCTGTCAGCGTCTACTTTGGCGGTGAAGTCGATATGGTTGCCGGCAAAGACGGCAAGCTGGAGTTCAAAATGAACAATTACGAACAGGTACGAGCTATGCCTTATGACGTGCCGGTGGTGGGCTATAACAATACGACAGTCAATACGCTGCGCTTATGGTCCGCCGAGCCTACAGAAGTGGATACACTGCTTAAATCCGCGCCTGATGAGAACTATGAGAACTTCCTTGACAACAAACGGTCTCTAGAAGAAATTTCAGGGTTTCTCTATCCGGACGATTCTCATGAAGACGGGAAACGACTGCGTTTAAAGCAGGAATATTTCCTCGTCTCAGCCGGAGTGCAGGATTCCGTCCGCCGTTTTGAGCGAAGCGGCCTTCCGTGGAGCGACTTTCCTGACCATGCCGCCCTGCACATCAATGATACACACCCGGCCCTCGTCATTCCTGAATTAATGAGAGTGTTAATGGATGATAAAGGACTTGGCTGGAAAGAAGCCTGGGACATTACCCAGTCATCGGTTTCCTACACGAATCATACGACACTGAGTGAAGCTCTTGAAGTATGGCCGGTAGGTATGGTGCGATCGCTTCTGCCGCGAATCTTTATGATCATTGAAGAAATAAACGAACGTTTCTGCCAGTCTCTGTGGGAAAAGCACCCGGGCGAGTTTGACCGGATTGCCAGCCTTGCGATTATTGCAGACGGTTATGTGAAGATGGCTCACCTGTCTATCGTCGGCAGCCACAGCATTAATGGAGTTGCGAAGCTGCATACGGAAATCTTGAAAAAGCGCGAAATGAAAATCTTTTACGATACGTTCCCTGAGCGTTTTAACAATAAGACAAACGGCATCACGCACAGACGCTGGCTTATGCATGCCAATCAGCCGCTTTCGAACTTAATCACGGAATCTATCGGCGAGCAGTGGAAGACTCAGCCTGAACGCCTGCAGGACCTTTTACACTATCAAGAAAGCTCGTCTTTCTTAAAAGAGTTAAACAGCATTAAACAGATGAAAAAGGAAGAGTTAGCTCAGTTTATTCAAGGGTACAGCCAAATAACGGTAGATCCATCTTCTATTTTCGATGTGCAGATCAAACGTCTGCATGGATATAAACGTCAGCTGCTAAATGCCCTTCATATTATGCACTTATATAATAAATTAAAAGAAAATCCGAATTTATCTATGACACCTCGGACATTTATTTTTGGCGCCAAGGCGGCTCCAAGCTATCATTTTGCGAAAAAGGTCATTAAGCTGATTCATACCATTGCTGATGTAGTTAACTCAGATCCTGCGGTAAACGGCACGTTAAAAGTCGTGTTTTTACACAACTATTCTGTTTCCCTTGCGGAACGTATCATACCAGCAACGAATGTTAGTGAACAAATCTCTACGGCCAGTAAAGAGGCCTCAGGCACAGGAAATATGAAGCTGATGATGAACGGAGCATTGACGCTGGGAACAATGGATGGCGCCAATGTAGAAATCCACGAACTCGTCGGTGATGAAAATATTTATACGTTCGGGCTGACTTCTGAGGAAGTGCTTGAATTCTATAGAAACGGATCCTATCGTTCTTATGAAGTGTATGAGCAGGAGAGCAGTGTAAAGAAAGCAGTAGATCTCCTGGTAGGTCACGGACCGTTTGCTAAAGGCGGCCATGAATTTCAGGATCTGTATGACCATTTGATCACTTACAATGATGAATACTTTCTCCTGAAAGACTTTCCGAGTTATATGGCCACTCATGAACAGATTGGCAAGGATTATCTGAAGACAGAAGAATGGACGAAGAGAAGCCTGATTAATATTGCGAACTCCGGCAAGTTTTCAAGTGATCGAACGATTCAGGAGTATGCCACAGATATTTGGAATATCGAATCTTCAGGAGTATTAAAGTAA
- a CDS encoding glycoside hydrolase family 13 protein produces MDVYHNSFDSKYREPFGAAPKGSNVTLTIDVPNRQHVSRVVLHYIYDKTDKEHTAEMDVYSEEHHYDSFETTITMPEQPQLVWYYFEIVTKDKTFYYGRVNIEESGEGVLYEQVPPSWQITVYDSSYDTPSWWRHATMYQIFPDRFHREGPPELSKAPKTSLMHSHWENDPYYIRDEDGGVVRWDFFGGTLQGIISKLDYIQSLGTTVIYLNPIFEAESNHRYDTGDYHKIDPLLGTKEDFEELIDKAAERGIEIMLDGVFSHTGSNSIYFNQRGEYDSLGAYQSKDSPYYPWYKFHKHPDEYEAWWGVGTLPTLNKEEKSYQNFLVHDENSVIKAWQNSGLNHWRLDVADELTDDLIRQIYQQLKKKDKSSVLLGEVWEDASNKSAYGKRRDYFLGGVLDSVMNYPLRDLMLGFVQGEVDALYIDRRLQTLQEHYPKAYFYALMNMLSSHDVERVQTMLDSFLPEDMEQEKREETIYAQVKALSLWLYVFPGIPSLYYGDEAGLTGGSDPDNRKPYPWGRENEDLLSWYKTIGSWRKDHQALRTGSWRAHAPHADVYAFERWIDNEVDYFGEKAPNEHLIYVFNRNLTDTIEIDIPARRGKWQHMENKKRVFQSKDDKITLPLKPSESMLLRHMH; encoded by the coding sequence ATGGATGTTTATCATAATAGTTTCGACTCTAAATATAGAGAACCCTTTGGGGCTGCTCCTAAAGGATCTAACGTAACACTTACTATCGACGTGCCTAACCGCCAGCATGTTTCGCGTGTTGTTCTTCATTACATCTATGATAAAACAGATAAAGAACACACCGCAGAAATGGATGTATATAGCGAAGAGCATCATTACGATTCATTTGAAACGACGATCACTATGCCGGAACAGCCGCAGCTCGTTTGGTATTACTTTGAGATCGTCACGAAAGATAAAACTTTTTATTATGGACGGGTAAACATTGAAGAGAGCGGAGAAGGGGTGCTTTATGAGCAGGTGCCACCTTCCTGGCAGATTACAGTCTATGATTCTAGTTATGATACTCCATCGTGGTGGAGGCATGCCACGATGTATCAGATTTTTCCTGACCGGTTTCATAGAGAAGGACCGCCCGAATTAAGCAAAGCGCCGAAAACGAGTCTCATGCACTCTCACTGGGAAAATGATCCTTACTACATTCGAGATGAAGATGGCGGAGTTGTGCGCTGGGATTTCTTCGGGGGCACCCTTCAAGGAATCATCAGCAAGCTGGATTATATCCAATCCCTGGGCACCACAGTGATTTATTTAAACCCGATCTTCGAAGCCGAGAGCAATCACCGTTATGATACGGGGGATTACCATAAGATTGATCCTCTTCTTGGTACAAAAGAAGACTTTGAGGAGCTGATCGATAAGGCGGCCGAACGTGGAATTGAAATTATGCTGGATGGTGTATTCAGTCATACGGGCAGCAACAGCATTTATTTTAACCAAAGGGGTGAATATGACTCACTGGGAGCCTACCAGTCTAAAGATTCACCTTATTATCCATGGTATAAGTTTCATAAACACCCAGATGAATATGAAGCCTGGTGGGGTGTTGGAACGCTGCCAACGCTCAATAAAGAAGAGAAAAGCTATCAGAACTTTCTAGTCCATGATGAAAACAGCGTCATTAAAGCATGGCAGAATTCCGGATTAAATCATTGGCGTCTCGACGTAGCAGATGAACTGACGGATGACCTGATCCGTCAAATCTATCAGCAATTAAAGAAAAAGGACAAATCGAGCGTACTGCTCGGTGAAGTCTGGGAAGACGCTTCTAACAAATCCGCGTATGGAAAACGCCGCGATTATTTCCTCGGCGGAGTATTGGATTCCGTCATGAACTACCCGCTTCGTGATTTAATGCTTGGTTTTGTACAGGGGGAAGTGGATGCCTTATATATCGACAGACGTTTGCAGACCCTGCAGGAACATTATCCGAAAGCTTATTTCTATGCACTGATGAATATGCTTTCGAGCCATGATGTAGAAAGAGTTCAAACGATGCTTGACAGCTTTCTCCCTGAAGACATGGAGCAGGAGAAGCGTGAAGAAACAATTTACGCACAGGTTAAAGCTCTTAGTCTATGGCTCTATGTTTTCCCGGGCATCCCGTCTCTCTATTATGGAGATGAAGCCGGGCTGACCGGAGGCAGTGATCCGGATAACCGCAAGCCTTATCCGTGGGGAAGAGAAAACGAGGATCTTCTTTCATGGTACAAAACGATTGGTTCCTGGCGTAAAGACCATCAGGCTCTGAGGACGGGCAGCTGGCGTGCTCACGCTCCTCACGCAGATGTATATGCTTTTGAACGCTGGATTGATAATGAAGTTGATTATTTCGGAGAAAAAGCCCCTAATGAACATTTGATCTATGTTTTTAATCGAAATCTTACCGATACCATTGAAATTGATATTCCTGCACGCAGAGGAAAATGGCAGCATATGGAGAATAAAAAGCGGGTGTTTCAGTCGAAAGACGACAAGATCACTCTACCCCTCAAGCCTTCTGAATCTATGCTCCTGCGTCATATGCATTAA
- the iadA gene encoding beta-aspartyl-peptidase, with protein sequence MLKLIKQAKVYQPEYAGVKDILIADKRIAKISDNISISHCDSIQVIDGTGKVLVPGFIDGHVHIAGGGGEGGFHTRTPELKLTDATQSGVTTVVGVIGTDGTTRTMTNLIAKARMLQEEGISCYAHTGSYQVPVRTLTGKIEDDLLLVDLLIGAGEIAIADHRSSQPSVEELARIASQARIGGMLAGKKGIVNIHIGDSSSHLSLIDQVVEETDIPITQFYPTHINRTRQLFEAGIQFAKKGGYVDFTTSTIPKFLEEGEVKCSHAVREMLDAGVPIEQMTFTSDAQGSLPDFNKKGELIGLKVGKISSLYEAYLDTVKNGIDTAHALKLVTSNPADILGLSNKGKVEEGKDADIVLLEEDTMEIDAVIAMGQIMLEHKEIVVKGTFE encoded by the coding sequence ATGTTAAAGCTCATTAAACAAGCTAAAGTTTATCAGCCGGAATATGCCGGTGTTAAAGATATTCTAATTGCCGATAAGCGTATAGCGAAGATCAGTGATAATATCAGCATAAGTCACTGTGATTCTATTCAAGTTATTGATGGAACCGGGAAGGTTCTTGTTCCCGGGTTTATCGATGGTCACGTCCATATTGCAGGGGGCGGTGGAGAAGGAGGCTTTCATACCCGGACACCTGAGCTTAAACTTACGGATGCCACTCAAAGCGGCGTCACCACGGTCGTTGGAGTGATCGGTACAGATGGAACTACCCGGACAATGACCAACCTCATCGCCAAGGCAAGGATGCTGCAGGAAGAAGGGATTTCCTGCTATGCTCATACAGGATCCTACCAGGTCCCTGTACGCACTCTTACAGGAAAAATAGAAGATGACCTCCTGCTCGTAGACCTTCTCATAGGTGCAGGCGAAATCGCTATTGCGGATCACAGGTCCTCCCAGCCAAGTGTCGAGGAATTAGCAAGGATTGCTTCCCAGGCACGGATTGGCGGAATGCTTGCAGGCAAAAAAGGGATTGTCAACATTCATATAGGCGACAGCTCCTCACATTTATCGTTGATTGACCAGGTTGTGGAAGAGACAGATATCCCGATCACTCAATTTTACCCTACCCATATCAACCGAACACGCCAACTCTTTGAGGCTGGGATTCAATTTGCCAAAAAGGGAGGATATGTAGATTTCACGACAAGCACGATCCCTAAATTTTTAGAAGAAGGGGAAGTAAAGTGCAGCCACGCTGTAAGAGAAATGCTTGATGCAGGGGTTCCCATCGAGCAGATGACGTTTACCTCTGATGCCCAGGGAAGCCTGCCTGATTTTAATAAAAAAGGAGAGCTTATCGGCTTAAAGGTTGGAAAAATAAGCTCTCTATACGAGGCTTATCTCGATACCGTTAAGAACGGAATAGATACAGCTCATGCGTTAAAGCTGGTCACTTCAAACCCTGCTGATATTCTTGGTCTTTCAAATAAAGGAAAAGTAGAGGAAGGAAAAGATGCTGATATTGTGCTATTAGAAGAAGATACGATGGAAATTGATGCCGTTATTGCCATGGGACAGATTATGCTCGAACATAAAGAAATAGTTGTCAAAGGGACATTTGAATAA
- the glgA gene encoding glycogen synthase GlgA, with protein sequence MNILMIGSECTPFVKTGGLADVLGSLPRALQEQGHDVRIVLPKYENMSDEWKMQLNTLDTFNVELGWRNQYAGVQFIEHEGIPTYFIDNEYYFKRSNLYGYDDEAERFVFFNKAIMEMVRKMDWKPDVLHCHDWQSGLIPVLLHTHYGNNPYFHDMKTVFTIHNLKYQGIYPDAVLYDLLGFDSNMMTAQGLEFFGNINFMKGALNYADHITTVSETYAKEIQTPYYGENLDGVLRERSEILSGIVNGIDDQAYNPLKDESLAFPYRSSLVKKSLNKMWLQEELGLPVRKDVPMIGVVSRLVEQKGFDLVARVISELLEQEDIQIVVLGTGETEYEDMFQWAQSKYPTKLSANIMFSDALSRQIYAASDLFLMPSRFEPCGIGQLIALRYLSAPIVRETGGLADTVQPFDETTGEGNGFTFTNYNAHDMLFTIRRAVEMYRDPAAWKQLVKNMGKSQFPWKYSASQYSELYEATLE encoded by the coding sequence GTGAACATTTTGATGATTGGGTCGGAATGTACCCCTTTTGTAAAAACTGGAGGATTAGCGGATGTGCTGGGTTCGCTGCCCCGGGCTCTTCAAGAACAAGGACATGACGTGCGCATTGTACTGCCAAAATATGAAAATATGAGTGATGAGTGGAAGATGCAGCTGAATACATTGGATACGTTCAACGTGGAGCTGGGCTGGCGTAATCAATATGCAGGTGTACAATTCATAGAACACGAAGGAATTCCTACTTACTTTATTGATAATGAGTACTATTTCAAGCGTTCGAACTTGTATGGATATGACGATGAAGCGGAGCGGTTTGTGTTTTTTAATAAAGCGATTATGGAAATGGTAAGAAAAATGGACTGGAAGCCGGATGTGCTGCACTGCCATGATTGGCAGTCTGGATTAATTCCTGTACTGCTGCATACTCATTATGGAAATAATCCTTACTTTCATGATATGAAAACTGTCTTTACGATCCACAATTTAAAGTATCAGGGTATCTATCCTGACGCGGTTTTATATGATCTGCTAGGCTTCGACAGCAACATGATGACAGCACAGGGTCTTGAATTTTTCGGCAACATTAATTTTATGAAAGGCGCACTCAATTACGCGGATCATATCACAACTGTGAGCGAAACATACGCAAAAGAGATTCAAACTCCTTATTATGGGGAAAACCTAGATGGAGTACTCAGAGAGCGCTCAGAAATTTTATCAGGAATAGTAAATGGGATCGATGATCAAGCATACAATCCTTTAAAAGACGAAAGTTTAGCTTTTCCTTATCGCAGTTCACTTGTCAAAAAATCTCTTAACAAGATGTGGCTTCAAGAGGAGTTAGGCTTGCCTGTTCGGAAGGATGTTCCTATGATTGGGGTCGTTTCCCGTCTGGTTGAACAAAAAGGCTTTGATTTAGTCGCCAGAGTCATTAGTGAATTACTGGAGCAAGAAGACATTCAAATTGTTGTCCTGGGGACAGGCGAAACAGAGTATGAGGATATGTTTCAATGGGCACAATCCAAGTATCCGACGAAGCTGTCCGCGAATATTATGTTCAGTGACGCCCTCTCCCGTCAAATTTACGCAGCCAGTGATCTATTCTTAATGCCTTCACGTTTTGAACCGTGTGGAATCGGCCAGCTGATCGCTCTCCGTTATTTATCCGCACCGATCGTACGTGAAACAGGCGGGCTGGCAGATACTGTCCAGCCATTTGATGAAACGACAGGAGAAGGCAACGGATTCACTTTTACTAACTACAACGCTCACGACATGTTGTTTACGATCCGCAGAGCGGTTGAAATGTATCGAGACCCGGCCGCTTGGAAACAGCTTGTGAAAAACATGGGTAAAAGCCAGTTCCCGTGGAAGTACTCCGCAAGCCAGTACAGCGAATTGTATGAGGCAACGTTAGAGTAG
- the yfcC gene encoding putative basic amino acid antiporter YfcC: protein MQKRKKAWEMPHTYVIIFFVVLFAAILTYLVPAGSFETEEMTYNNSGTEETRTVLIPESFSTEGGEGTETSLFEGGGGAGLLNYVFEGLVSGDKWGSAVGVVAFIIIIGGAFGIIMRTRAIEEGILSVIDKTKGKEALIIPILFFLFSLGGAVFGMGEEAIAFAMILVPLVVALGYDAITGVMITYVATQIGFATSWMNPFGVAIAQGVSDVPVLSGSPFRIIMWLVFTVIGTLYTWRYANKVKKNPARSLAYASDEYFRKDFEHKDLDVNFKKGHLLVILTVAAGIVWIIWGVIQNAYYIPEIASQFFTIGLVAGVIGVIFKLNNMRVNDIAEGFAQGAKDLLPAALVVGMAKGIIIILGGDDPASASVLNTILYSAGQVFNGMPEVLSAWFMYIFQSIFNFFVVSGSGQAALTMPLMAPLADIAGVTRQVAVLAFQLGDGLTNIIVPTSAALMGSLGAARLDWGLWFKFIIKFQLLLVGLSSLFIIAAVLINF, encoded by the coding sequence ATGCAAAAACGAAAAAAAGCTTGGGAAATGCCGCACACGTACGTCATTATATTCTTCGTCGTACTATTCGCAGCTATCCTTACCTATCTTGTTCCTGCAGGAAGTTTTGAAACTGAAGAAATGACCTATAACAATTCGGGTACGGAGGAAACGAGAACAGTGCTTATCCCAGAAAGCTTTTCGACAGAAGGTGGAGAAGGGACTGAAACCTCCTTATTTGAAGGTGGAGGAGGAGCGGGGCTCCTCAACTATGTTTTTGAAGGACTCGTCAGCGGGGATAAATGGGGGTCTGCTGTCGGTGTAGTAGCCTTCATTATAATTATCGGTGGTGCTTTCGGCATTATTATGAGAACACGAGCCATTGAAGAAGGCATCCTTTCTGTAATTGATAAGACAAAAGGAAAGGAAGCTCTAATTATTCCCATCCTGTTCTTTTTATTTTCACTCGGTGGAGCTGTATTTGGAATGGGTGAAGAAGCGATTGCTTTTGCGATGATACTTGTTCCTTTAGTTGTTGCACTCGGCTATGATGCAATAACCGGAGTAATGATCACATATGTGGCTACACAGATCGGATTTGCCACTTCATGGATGAATCCATTCGGTGTTGCTATTGCCCAAGGAGTTTCGGATGTTCCTGTCCTATCCGGTTCCCCATTTCGTATCATAATGTGGCTTGTTTTTACAGTCATCGGAACGTTGTACACGTGGAGATATGCAAATAAGGTTAAAAAAAACCCAGCAAGATCTCTCGCTTATGCCTCAGATGAATACTTCCGAAAGGATTTTGAACATAAAGATTTAGACGTCAACTTTAAAAAAGGACACCTGCTTGTCATCCTGACCGTCGCAGCCGGGATAGTCTGGATTATTTGGGGGGTTATTCAAAACGCCTACTATATTCCGGAAATTGCGAGCCAATTTTTCACGATAGGTCTTGTCGCCGGGGTTATTGGGGTTATTTTTAAGCTAAATAACATGAGAGTAAATGATATTGCTGAAGGATTTGCCCAAGGAGCAAAAGACTTGCTTCCCGCTGCCCTGGTTGTTGGGATGGCCAAGGGAATTATTATTATTCTTGGCGGCGATGATCCAGCTTCTGCTTCAGTACTAAATACTATTCTCTATTCAGCCGGACAGGTGTTCAACGGAATGCCAGAAGTGCTGTCTGCCTGGTTTATGTACATCTTTCAATCGATCTTCAATTTCTTTGTCGTTTCTGGTTCAGGCCAGGCTGCCTTAACGATGCCGCTGATGGCCCCGCTTGCTGATATTGCAGGTGTCACACGACAGGTCGCCGTCCTTGCCTTTCAGCTGGGTGACGGGTTAACAAATATCATAGTACCTACCTCTGCTGCTCTTATGGGAAGTCTTGGAGCGGCACGTCTTGACTGGGGATTATGGTTTAAATTTATTATTAAGTTTCAGCTGCTCTTAGTTGGCTTATCCAGCCTTTTTATAATAGCTGCCGTCCTGATTAATTTTTAA